TTCGTCGAACCAAACAAGCCGGGCGACCCGTTTGAGGTGTCAGACGCCGACACCATGCTGAAATACCTGGCGCCGGAATTCAAAGTGCAGGAATCGGTCTCCTTGTTCACCAAGCCGGGCTGCCCATTCTGCGCCAAAGCCAAGCAGATGCTGCAAGAGCGCGGCATTCAGTATGAAGAGATCGTGCTGGGCAAAGACGCCACCACCGTCAGCCTGCGCGCCGTCAGCGGCCGCGCCACGGTGCCGCAAGTATTCATCGGCGGCCGTCATATCGGTGGCAGCGACGATCTGGAAACTTTCCTGTCAGCTTAATAAGTAATAACAAAGCCAACGTGAACTTTGGCGGGCTACGGCCCGCCCTTTTTTTACCTTTCAGGAGCGGATATGAAACTGTTGAACGTTGATGTCGCGGTCATCGGCGGCGGCACTGCAGGGCTCGGCGCCTATCGCGCGGCCAAACTTTCTACCCCCAGCGTGGTGATGATCGAAGGCGGGCCTTACGGCACCACCTGTGCGCGCGTTGGCTGCATGCCATCCAAGTTGCTGATCGCCGCTGCCGAAGCGGTGCATCAAATCGAACGCGCGCCGGGCTTTGGCGTGCACCCAACCGGTAATACCCGCATCGACGGGCGCGAAGTGATGGCGCGCGTCAAGCGCGAACGCGATCGCTTCGTCGGCTTCGTGCTGGAAGGCGTGGACGAGATCCCGGCCGGCGACAAAATTCAGGGCTATGCCCGGTTTATCGACGACAACACGCTGCAGGTCGATGAGCATACGCGCATCGTGGCACAGCGCATCGTGATCGCCACCGGTTCGCGCCCCAGCTGGCCGGCGCCATGGAACGAGTTGGGCGACCGTCTGATCGTCAACGACGACCTGTTCAACTGGGATGATTTGCCGCAGTCCGTAGCGGTATTCGGCCCCGGCGTCATCGGGCTCGAGCTGGGGCAAGCGCTGCACCGCCTCGGCGTCGACACCAAGGTCTTCGGCATCGGCGGCGCGGTTGGGCCGCTCACCGACAGCGCCGTGCGCGACTACGCCGCCAAAGCGCTGGGGGAAGAGTTCTATCTCGACGCCGACGTGAAGGTAGAGATGATGCAGCGCGAAGGCGACAAGGTGTTTATCCGCTATCGGGATCTGCAGGGCCAACCGCAGGAGATCCTGGTGGACTACGTACTGGCCGCCACCGGCCGCCGCCCCAACGTCGATCGGCTGGGCCTCGAAAACACCGGGCTGCAGCTTGACGCCCGAGGCGTACCGCTGGCCGACCGGCTGACGATGCAAACCAGCGTGCCGCATATTTTCATCGCCGGCGACGCCAGCAACCAGCTGCCGCTGCTGCATGAGGCCAGCGATCAGGCGCGCATCGCCGGTGCCAACGCCGGCAGCTTCCCGGAGATCAATCCGGGCCTGCGCCGCAGCGCGATTTCGGTGGTGTTCTCCGATCCGCAGATCGCCATGGTCGGCTCAACCTTCCGCGAGCTGAGCGAGAAGTTCAGCGCCTGCGGCTGCTTTGAAGTGGGCAACGTCTCGTTTGAGAATCAGGGCCGCTCGCGGGTGATGCTGCGCAACAAAGGCATTCTGCACGTCTACGGCGAGCAAGGCACAGGCCGTTTCCTCGGCGCGGAAATGATCGGCCCAGACGCCGAGCACATCGCACACCTGCTGGCCTGGGCACACCAGCAGCAGATGACCGTCGATCAGATGCTGGACATGCCGTTCTATCATCCGGTGATCGAAGAAGGTTTGCGCACCGCGCTGCGCGATCTGCAGGCGAAGCTCAAACTCGGCACGGCCGAAATCGAGCGCTGCCAGCGCTGCCCGGGCGAATAACCTCTCATTCTCCGTTCATCCCCACCGGGCCTTCAGGCCCGGTTTTTTGCGCAGCACTTTCCACATTTTCCTCCCTCCTCTTGCCTCACGGCCCTTCTGCGCTCATTTTTTATACTTCAACATTGAAATGATACCAATAATGATACTAAAATAGGGGGCGGCATGAACGAGATCAGGGATGACATCGCTGATTTGCAACAGCGGCAGAACAGCATCAAATTCGCCGAGTTAGCGAAAATCTGCGTGCGATGGTTTGGGCCGCCGCGCATAAACGGTAGCAGCCATCATGTTTATCGCATGCCCTGGTCAGGCGATCCGCGCATCAATATCCAACGCGGCAACAACGGCGCAGCCAAGGCATATCAGTTTAAGCAGGTCATCGCCGCACTGGCCAGAATGGAGGAAGAACATGGAAAAGCATGAACATTATACCTATCGCATCACCTGGTCAGCGGAAGATCGTGAATATGTCGGGCTGTGCGCCGAATTCCCCTCGTTGTCCTGGCTGGCGGCCACGCGTACCGGCGCACTGGAGGGTATCGAAAAAGTCGTGAGCGAAACGATCGCCGATATGCTGGCGCAAGGCGAAACGCCGCCGCAGGCGCTGGCGGAAAAAAACTTCAGCGGAAAACTGGTGTTGCGCATGACGCCGGAACAACACCGCAGGCTGGCGATCGGCGCGATGGAGGAAGGCGTGAGCCTGAACCGTTATCTGTGCGCACGCCTGGCGGGGTAAAGGTTCAAGGGCGGCGCCGGGCCGCCCTTGTCGTCGTCAGGCCAAACGCTGTTTCGCTGCGGCGATTGCCGCGGCCACCTGCTGCGGTGCGACGCCGCCTTTGGCCGCACGCTTGTCCAGGCAGGATTGCAACGCCAGGATCGGGTAAACGTCGTCACCGATCGTCGCGCTAAACTGCTGCAAGTCCGCCAGCGGCAGCGCTTCCAGCGGTTTACCCTGGCGAATCGCTTCTACCACCGCCTCGCCGACGATGTGGTGCGCTTCGCGGAACGGCACGCCCTTGGCGACCAGGTAATCCGCCAGTTCAGTGGCGTTGGCATAGCCCTGTTCCGCCGCTTCCTGGCAGCGCGGGCGTTTCACCTGGATGCCGTCCAGCACCAGCGCCGCCATCTGCAGGCAGTCCATCCAGGTGTCGAGCGCGTCGAACAGCCCTTCTTTGTCTTCCTGCATGTCTTTGTTGTACGCCAGCGGCAGGCCTTTCAGCGTCATCATCATGCCGGTCAGCGCGCCTTGTACGCGGCCGCATTTGCCGCGGATCAGCTCCAGCGCGTCCGGGTTTTTCTTCTGCGGCATCAGCGAAGAGCCGGAGGTCACGCGGTCAGACAGCTCGACAAACGCCGCTTCACCGCTGTTGAAGAAGATCAGATCTTCGGCGAAGCGCGACAGGTGCACCATGCTGATGGCGGCGTTGGACAGCAGTTCCAGCACATGGTCGCGATCGGATACGCTGTCCAGGCTGTTGCGGGTCGCCGAGGCGAAGCCCAGCCAACCGGCCAGCTGCTCGCGATCGATAGGATAAGCGGTGCCGGCCAGCGCGCCGCTGCCCAATGGGCTGACGTCCAGCCGTTTCAGGGTATCCTGCAAACGGCTCTCATCGCGCGCCAGCATCTCGACATAGGCCAGGCACCAGTGCGCAAAAGTCACCGGCTGCGCGCGTTGCAGGTGGGTATACCCCGGCATCACCGCATCCTGGTTGGCTTCGGCGGTCTCCACCAGCGCCTGCTGCAGCTGGACGATCGCCTGATGCAGATCGCCGATTTGCTGTTTGCACCACAGCTTCAAATCGGTCGCGACCTGATCGTTGCGGCTGCGGCCGGTGTGCAGCTTCTTGCCCAAATCACCGACCTTCTCGATCAGCTTTTGCTCCACCCAGCTGTGGATATCTTCAGCATCGCTTTGGACGATCGCCAAAGGATCGGCCTGGACTTCCGTCAATAGTGCATTCAGCGCCTGCTCCAGCCGCTGTTGCTCCGCCGCGGTCAACACGTTGACGGTCACCAGCGCCTTCGACCAGGCCACCGATCCCACGATGTCCTGCTCCGCCAGGCGATAATCGAACCGCAGTGAATCGTTGAGTTGCTTGAACCGCTGATCCGCCGCCTGAGTGAACCGTCCGCCCCAAAGTGCCATACCTATTCTCCTGAATTCTTTATGCGAAAGGGCGCAGCATGCTGCGCCCTTGCAGAGTCACGCCAATCGATTATTTATTCTTTTTCTCGTTCAACGCGCGGATGCGTGAAGACAGAGAGAACAGACGGATAAAGCCGCCCGCGTGGCTGTGATCATAAACCTCGTCTTCGCCGAAGGTGGCGAACTCTTCGGAGTACAGGCTGTTGGCGGATTTCTTCTGGATCGCCGTCACCTGGCCTTTGTACAGCTGCAGCACGACTTCGCCGTTCACCTCTTCAGCCAGCGCTTCGGCAGAAGCCTGCAGCGAGCGGCGCAGCGGCGCAAACCAGCGGCCGTCGTACACCACATAGGACATCTCCAGGCCCAGCTGCTCGCGCCATTTGAAGCTGTCACGATCCAACACCAGCTGCTCGACGGCGCGCAGCGCCGCCACCATGATGGTGCCCCCCGGGGTTTCATAGCAGCCGCGGGATTTGATGCCCACCAGACGGTTTTCCACGATGTCGATACGGCCGACGCCATGCTTGGCGCCCAGCGCGTTCAGGGTTTCCAGGCACTGGTACGGCGACAGCGCTTTACCGTTAACCGCCACGACGCGGCCTTTCTCAACGGTAACGGTCACCTGCTCAGGCTGATCCGGCGCTTCCTGCGGATCGACGGTCCACACCCAGCAATCTTTGTTCGGCGCGTTCCACGGGCTTTCCAGCACGCCGCCTTCGGTGGAGATGTGCCAGGCATTTTCATCGCGGCTGTAGATCTTCTCCAGCGACGCGGTCGTCGGAATATTGCGCTCTTTCAGGTAATCCAGCAGCGCCTCACGGGAACGCAGGTTCCACTCACGCCACGGCGCCACCACTTTCAGCTGCGGTGCCAGCGCGGTGTAGGTGGTTTCGAAACGCACCTGATCGTTGCCCTTGCCAGTCGCACCGTGGCACAGCGCGTCGGCGCCCACTTTCAACGCCAGCTCGACCTGCGCCTTGGCGATGATCGGCCGCGCCATCGAGGTGCCCAGCAGGTAGCTGCCTTCATACAGGGCGCCGGTCTGCAGCACCGGATAAACGTAATCGCGGATAAATTCTTCACGCAGATCGACCACGTGACATTCAGAGGCACCGGACTGCAGGGCTTTTTGCTCCACGCCTTCCAGATCGCTGCGCTCCTGACCGATGTCCGCCACGAACGCCACCACTTCACAGCCGCCATAGTTCTCTTTCAGCCATGGAATGATGGCCGAGGTATCCAGGCCGCCGGAGTACGCCAGAACGATTTTTTTGATGCCTTGGTTTTGCATGATCTATTCCTTTCTAATTCTAAAATTAAGCGAGGATCCGGGTGCCAATCGACACGCCGTTAAACAAAGCAGGAAGCTGATCGGCATGGCGCCAGCTGGCGATATCCACCGGGCGGCCGAGGGTGCGCGCCGCGTCGAGCGCCGCATTCACCTTCACCACCATACCATCGGTGATGATGCCTTGCGCGATCAGTTGTTCCGCTTTTTGCGCCGTCATTTCCGCAATACGTTGCCCCTTGCCGTCGAGGATGCCGCTGACGTCCGACAGCAGGATCAGATCCGCCCCCAGCGTCGCCGCCAAGGCCGTCGCCGCCTGATCGGCGTTCACGTTCATTAACTGCCCTTCGGCAGTGATGCCGATGGAGCTGACAACCGGCAGGTAGCCGGCGCCCAGCAGGGTATTAAGCAGCGCCGGCGAACCGGGCTGCGCGTTGCCGACGTGGCCCAATGCCGGATCGAGCGGGGTCACGACCGCGCTGCCGCCGTCCGCCAGGCTCAGGCCGACGGCGTTGATTTGGTGTTTAATCGCCCACGCCAGCAGGGTTTTGTTGGCGGTGCCGGCCAGCGCGCCGGTGATGATGTCTATCTGATCGGCCGGCGTGACCCGCAGGCCGTTCTTTTTCACCACCGGTAAAGAGAGCTGCTTCATCAGTTCGTCCACCACACAGCCGCCGCCGTGCACGATCACCAGCGGCCGCTGATGCTGCTGCCGGTAGCTGTCCAGCGCGGTAAACAGACGCTCCAGCGCTTCTTCACTGTCTAATAACACGCCACCTAACTTGATAATTAACGGGTTCATTGCTGTTTACTCACGCTGGTTTAAAGGAGTGACTGGGTTTCCGGGAAGCCGAAACGGATATTCAGGCATTGCACCGCCTGCGCCGCCGCGCCTTTCAGCAGGTTGTCTTCCACCGCTACGGCGATCAGATGCTCGCCCTGCACCGCAAAACCGATGTCACAGAACGGCAGCCCCACCACCGCTTTCAGCGCTGGCACGCCCTGGTCGTACAACCGCACCAGCGGCTTGTCGTCATAGGCGGCATGATAGGCGGCCGCGACGTCCTGCGCGGTCACGCCTGCCTTCAGGCGGCAGGTGATGGTTTCAAGGATGCCGCGCGGGAAGTTGCCCAGGTGCGGCGTAAAGATAACCGGCACGCCCAGGTGCGCGGCGATCTCCGGCTGGTGCCGATGAGTGAAAATACCGTACGGTTGCAGGCTCACTTCGCAGAAGCTGGTGGTCATGCTGGCCTTGCGCCCGGCGCCGCTGACGCCGCTGGTGGCGTTGATCACCGGCCACTGGTCGAGGTTCAGCAGTTGCTTTTCGATCAACGGCTTCAGCGCCAGTTGCGCCGCCGTCGGGTAACACCCTGGCACGGCAATCAGCTGCGCCTGTTTAATCTTGTCGCTCTGCCATTCCGCCAGGCCGTACACCGCCTGTTCCAGCAGGGCGCCATGCTGATGCTCGAAACCGTAGTACTGAGTATAAAAACCGGCGTCCTGCACGCGGAAGGCGCCCGACAGATCGAACACCACGCAGCCCGCCGCCAGGAAGACCGGGGCAATATCGTGGCTGACTTCATGGGCGGTGGCGAGGAACACCACGTCGATGTCCTGCGCCGCCTTGGTAACGTCGGTCAACGGCTGCAGCGGCAGATCGACGATGCCTTTCAACTGGGGATGGAGATCGGAAAGTAATTTTCCTGCATCTGCACTTTGCGCTGAAACCGCTAAAGCGGTTATGTTCATGTGTGGGTGGCGATTCAGGTAAGCCGTGAGCTCCGCTCCGGCGTAACCGCTGGCACCAACGATCAGCGTATTCAACATGTGGCCTTTCACCTTCTAGACTGACGTGCGGTCGCTTTCGACCCAGGTAACAGGGCTAGCCAGCGTTGTTGCGCCGTTCACCCACGGAGCCAGGCGTTGATGCTTTTATAAACATCCGGGTATCGGGTTCCCTTACGCTTCGGCTTACTGTATTTTTATTCAAAATAAATGCATGAATATTGATACTATCCTAACCAAAGGCTGTCAACAGTGAAGATGAAATTACCTCCATTTATTGAGCTGTACCGGGCGTTGATCGCCACTCCGTCGATCAGCGCCACCGATGCCGGCCTCGATCAGAGCAATGAGGCGTTAATCAACTTGCTGGCCGGATGGTTTGCCGACCTGGGCTTTCGCGTCGACGTACAGCCGGTGCCGGAATCGCGCCACAAATTCAACCTGCTGGCCAGCATCGGCGAAGGCAGCGGCGGCCTGCTGCTGGCCGGCCATACCGATACGGTGCCTTACGACGAAGGCCGCTGGACGCGCGATCCCTTCACCCTGACCGAGCACGACAACAAGCTCTACGGCCTGGGTACCGCCGACATGAAAGGCTTCTTCGCCTTTATTCTGGATGCGGTACGCGACATCGACGCGAGCAAACTGACCAAGCCGCTGTACATTCTGGCTACCGCAGATGAAGAAACGACGATGGCCGGCGCGCGTTATTTCGCCGCCTCCACCGCCATTCGTCCGGATTTCGCCATCATCGGCGAACCGACCTCGCTGCAGCCGGTGCGCGCGCACAAGGGCCACATGGCCAACGCCATTCGCATCGTCGGCCAGTCCGGCCATTCCAGCGATCCGGCACGCGGCGTCAACGCCATCGATCTGATGCATGAATCCATCGGCCGCCTGATGGAGCTGCGCAAAACCCTGCAGGAGCGCTACAACAATCCGGCGTTCGCCGTGCCTTATCCCACCATGAACTTCGGCCATATCAGCGGCGGCGACGCGGCCAACCGCATCTGCGCCTGCTGCGAGCTGCACCTGGATATCCGTCCTCTGCCCGGCATGACGCTCGATAATATCAACGAGCTGATGCATCAGGCATTGGAGCCGGTGAGTCAACGCTGGCCGGGCCGCCTGACCATCGAAGAGCTGCATGCTTCGGTGCCGGGTTACGAATGTCCGACCGACCACCGCATGGTGGCGGTGATCGAGGAGCTGCTGGGCACCCGCACGCAGGTGGTCAACTACTGCACCGAAGCACCGTTCGTGCAGCAGATCTGCCCGACGTTGGTGCTCGGCCCCGGCTCCATCGATCAGGCCCACCAACCGGACGAATACATCGACACCGCGTTTATCGAACCGACGCGCAAACTGCTGGGCCAGCTGGTCAACCACTTTTGCCGGCAATAAACCCGACATTTAACAGGGGAAATGCTTTATGCTTTCCCCTAACTCAAAATAAGTAGAAAACGGCGAAATAAGCCGTGCTGATAACCGACGCGCCGTAATTAAATTTCAGAAAAAGCGCCGATTTTGATGTTTTTTTGCTAAAAATAGTGTCAATTGACGATTGGACAGGAACGCGATGTGATCAGGCAGGCGGTCTGCGCCTGACGCGTGAAATTTATTTACAAGATAAAAATCATACAGAACTGGGTCAGGGGTTATATGAACGAACAATATTCGGCAATGCGCAGTAATGTCAGTATGCTCGGCAAATTGCTCGGCGATACCATCAAAGAAGCGCTGGGCGAGCATATTCTCGATCGCGTTGAGACCATCCGTAAGCTTTCCAAATCCTCACGCGCCGGCAACGAAGCGCATCGCCAGGAACTGCTCTCCACCCTGCAGAATCTGTCCAACGACGAGCTGCTGCCGGTGGCGCGCGCCTTCAGCCAGTTCCTCAACCTGACCAACGTCGCCGAGCAGTACCACAGCATTTCGCCCAACGGCGAGGCCGCCAGCAATCCGGAAGCATTGGCTCAGCTGTTCAGCCGTCTCAAAGACAAAAAACTCAGCGACAAAGAGCTGCAGCACGCGGTGTCGCAACTTTCCATCGAACTGGTGCTGACGGCACACCCGACGGAGATCACCCGCCGCACCCTGATCCACAAGCTGGTGGAGGTCAACACCTGCCTCAGCCAGCTCGATCACAACGATCTGGCCGACTACGAGCGCAACAAGATCATGCGCCGCCTGCGCCAGCTGGTGGCCCAGTCGTGGCACACCGATGAAATTCGCAAACACCGCCCCTCCCCGATCGACGAAGCCAAGTGGGGCTTCGCGGTGGTGGAAAACAGCCTGTGGGAAGGCGTGCCGGCGTTCCTGCGCGAGTTCAACGAGCAGTTGGAAAACTCCATCGATTACAGCCTGCCGGTGGAAGCGGTGCCGGTGCGCTTCACCTCCTGGATGGGCGGCGACCGCGACGGCAACCCGAACGTGACCGCCGAAATCACCCGCCATGTGCTGCTGCTCAGCCGCTGGAAAGCCTGCGACCTGTTCACCCGCGATATCCAGGTGCTGGTCTCCGAGCTGTCGATGACCGAATGCACCCCTGAGCTGCGCGCCCGCGCCGGCGGTGACGAGGTGCAGGAACCGTACCGCGAAATCATGAAGCAGCTGCGCAGCCAGCTGATGAGCTCCCAGGCTTATCTGGAAGGTCGCCTGAAGGGCGAGCGCGTGCTGAAGCCACACGACCTGCTGGTGAACAACGAGCAGCTGTGGGAGCCGCTGTATGCCTGCTACCAGTCGCTGCAGGCCTGCGGCATGGGCATCATCGCCAACGGTCAGCTGCTGGACACCCTGCGCCGCGTGCGCTGCTTCGGCGTGCCGCTGGTACGCATCGACGTGCGCCAGGAAAGCACCCGCCATACCGAAGCCATCGCCGAGCTGACCCGCTACCTGGGGCTGGGCGACTATGAAAGCTGGTCGGAAGCCGATAAACAGGCGTTCCTGATCCGTGAGCTGAACTCCAAACGCCCGCTGGTGCCGCTGAAATGGCAACCGAGCGCCGACACGCAGGAAGTGCTGGAAACCTGCCGGGTGATCGCCGAAGCGCCGCAGGGCTCGATCGCCGCCTACGTGATTTCGATGGCGCGCACGCCTTCCGACGTGCTGGCGGTGCACCTGCTGTTGAAAGAGGCCGGCTGCCCGTTCGCGCTGCCGGTCGCCCCGCTGTTCGAAACCCTCGACGATCTGAACAACGCCGACGACGTGATGACCCAGTTGCTGAACATCGACTGGTATCGCGGCTTTATTCAGGGCAAACAGATGGTGATGATCGGCTACTCCGACTCGGCGAAAGACGCCGGCGTGATGGCGGCTTCCTGGGCGCAATACCGCGCGCAGGACGCACTGATCAAAACCTGTGAAAAGGCCGGCGTGGCGCTGACGCTGTTCCACGGCCGCGGCGGTTCCATCGGCCGCGGCGGCGCACCGGCGCATGCGGCGCTGCTGTCGCAGCCGCCGGGCAGCCTGAAGGGCGGCCTGCGCGTTACCGAACAGGGCGAGATGATCCGCTTCAAATTCGGCCTGCCGGAAGTCACCATCAGCAGCCTGGCGCTCTATGCCGGTGCCATCCTCGAGGCCAACCTGCTGCCGCCGCCGGAACCGAAGAAAGAATGGCGGGCGTTGATGGACGACCTGTCCGATACATCCTGTCGGATGTATCGCGGTTACGTGCGTGAAAACCCGGACTTCGTGCCTTACTTCCGCGCGGCCACGCCGGAGCTGGAGCTGGGTAAACTGCCGCTGGGCTCACGCCCGGCCAAACGCAAGCCGAACGGCGGCGTGGAAAGCCTGCGCGCCATCCCGTGGATCTTCGCCTGGACGCAGAACCGCCTGATGCTGCCGGCCTGGCTCGGCGCCGGTGCCGGATTACAGGAAGCGGTGAAAGCAGGCAAACAGGCGGAGCTGGAGGCGATGTGCCGCGACTGGCCATTCTTCTCCACCCGCATCGCCATGCTGGAAATGGTGTTCGCCAAGGCCGACCTGTGGCTGGCGGAATACTACGATCAGCGCCTGGTGGATAAGTCGCTGTGGCCGCTGGGCCAACAGTTGCGCGATCAGCTGGAAAGTGACATCAAGGTGGTGCTGACCATCGCCAACGATGCGCACCTGATGGAAGACCTGCCGTGGATCGCCGAATCTATCGCGCTGCGCAACGTTTATACCGACCCGCTGAACGTCTTGCAGGCCGAACTGCTGCACCGTTCGCGTCAGCAGGAACAGCCGGACGCCCGCGTCGAGCAGGCGCTGATGGTCACCATCGCCGGCGTCGCCGCCGGGATGCGCAACACCGGCTAGTGAGTCTCATCGCGGCCCCGTTGATCGGGGCCGCTTTTTTATGTATTCCCCCACAAAAAAGGGCGCCGCGGTAAAGCGACGCCCTTTTTCAATGGAACAAACCCGTCAGGCGGCGGCCACCGGGCGCACGCCCAGCGTGTGACAGATGGCGTAGCTCATCTCGGCGCGGTTCAGGGTATAGAAGTGGAAATCTTTCACCCCTTCCCGGCTGAGGATCTTCACCATGTCCATGGCGATGTTGGCGCCGACCATTTTGCGGGTCTCCGCATCATCGTCCAGCCCTTCGAACATGCTGGTCATCCAGCTTGGCACCCGCACGTTGGTCATGGTGGCGAAGCGCTGCAGCTGCTTGAAGTTGGACACCGGCAGAATACCTGGCACGATTTCCACGTCGATACCGGCGGCGACGCAACGATCGCGGAAGCGAAGGTAGCTCTCGACGTCAAAGAAGAACTGGGTGATGGCGCGGCTGGCACCGGCGTCAATCTTGCGCTTCAGGTTGATTAAATCGGCCTGGGCGCTCTTCGCCTCCGGGTGCACTTCCGGATAGGCGGCGACGGAAATGTCGAAGTCGCCCACGTCTTTCAGCAGCGCCACCAGATCGGTCGCGTACATTTCCGGCTTGCCGCCGCCCGGAGGCAGATCGCCGCGCAGCGCCACGATATGGCGGATGCCGCTGTTCCAGTAGTCGGTCGCGATGTCGCGCAGCTGCGCCGGGCTGGCGTCGATACAGGTCAGGTGCGGCGCCGCCTCCAGGCCGGTGCGTTCCTTAATCCCCTTGATGATGCTGTGGGTGCGATCGCGCTCGCCGGAGTTGGCGCCGTAGGTGACGGAAACGAATTTGGGTTTGAGGATGCTCAGACGATCGATCGACTGCCACAGGGTCTCTTCCATCTCGCTGGTGCGTGGCGGGAAGAATTCGAATGACACGTTAATCTGGCCGTTCAACTCCGCCAGACTCTGATTCAGCGCTTCCCGCTGGTTTGCGTGGAAAAAACTCATACCCTGCTCACCTCTTATCGATCACTGTTTTTATTTCATCTTGATGAGCGTCTATACGTTTAGACGTCTAGATAGAAAATGCCGCATGTTGGCTAAAGAGTCAACAGGAAAATGAGGGGAATAAGATGATTAATCCTCACCCGCTCAA
The sequence above is drawn from the Serratia sp. FDAARGOS_506 genome and encodes:
- the ppc gene encoding phosphoenolpyruvate carboxylase, whose amino-acid sequence is MNEQYSAMRSNVSMLGKLLGDTIKEALGEHILDRVETIRKLSKSSRAGNEAHRQELLSTLQNLSNDELLPVARAFSQFLNLTNVAEQYHSISPNGEAASNPEALAQLFSRLKDKKLSDKELQHAVSQLSIELVLTAHPTEITRRTLIHKLVEVNTCLSQLDHNDLADYERNKIMRRLRQLVAQSWHTDEIRKHRPSPIDEAKWGFAVVENSLWEGVPAFLREFNEQLENSIDYSLPVEAVPVRFTSWMGGDRDGNPNVTAEITRHVLLLSRWKACDLFTRDIQVLVSELSMTECTPELRARAGGDEVQEPYREIMKQLRSQLMSSQAYLEGRLKGERVLKPHDLLVNNEQLWEPLYACYQSLQACGMGIIANGQLLDTLRRVRCFGVPLVRIDVRQESTRHTEAIAELTRYLGLGDYESWSEADKQAFLIRELNSKRPLVPLKWQPSADTQEVLETCRVIAEAPQGSIAAYVISMARTPSDVLAVHLLLKEAGCPFALPVAPLFETLDDLNNADDVMTQLLNIDWYRGFIQGKQMVMIGYSDSAKDAGVMAASWAQYRAQDALIKTCEKAGVALTLFHGRGGSIGRGGAPAHAALLSQPPGSLKGGLRVTEQGEMIRFKFGLPEVTISSLALYAGAILEANLLPPPEPKKEWRALMDDLSDTSCRMYRGYVRENPDFVPYFRAATPELELGKLPLGSRPAKRKPNGGVESLRAIPWIFAWTQNRLMLPAWLGAGAGLQEAVKAGKQAELEAMCRDWPFFSTRIAMLEMVFAKADLWLAEYYDQRLVDKSLWPLGQQLRDQLESDIKVVLTIANDAHLMEDLPWIAESIALRNVYTDPLNVLQAELLHRSRQQEQPDARVEQALMVTIAGVAAGMRNTG
- the metF gene encoding methylenetetrahydrofolate reductase, translated to MSFFHANQREALNQSLAELNGQINVSFEFFPPRTSEMEETLWQSIDRLSILKPKFVSVTYGANSGERDRTHSIIKGIKERTGLEAAPHLTCIDASPAQLRDIATDYWNSGIRHIVALRGDLPPGGGKPEMYATDLVALLKDVGDFDISVAAYPEVHPEAKSAQADLINLKRKIDAGASRAITQFFFDVESYLRFRDRCVAAGIDVEIVPGILPVSNFKQLQRFATMTNVRVPSWMTSMFEGLDDDAETRKMVGANIAMDMVKILSREGVKDFHFYTLNRAEMSYAICHTLGVRPVAAA